Proteins found in one Pseudomonas sp. P8_241 genomic segment:
- a CDS encoding response regulator transcription factor yields the protein MSEEIQVEGEELPHLLLVDDDATFTRVMARAMARRGFRVSTASSAEEGLELAKADLPDYAALDLKMDGDSGLVLLPKLLEMDPEMRVVILTGYSSIATAVEAIKRGACNYLCKPADADDVLAALLSEHADLDSLVPENPMSVDRLQWEHIQRVLTEHEGNISATARALGMHRRTLQRKLQKRPVRR from the coding sequence ATGAGTGAAGAGATCCAAGTCGAAGGCGAAGAACTGCCGCATTTGTTGCTGGTTGATGACGACGCCACCTTTACCCGCGTCATGGCCCGCGCCATGGCCCGCCGTGGTTTTCGCGTCAGCACCGCCAGTTCCGCCGAAGAAGGCCTGGAGCTGGCCAAGGCCGATCTACCGGATTACGCCGCCCTGGACCTGAAGATGGACGGCGATTCCGGGCTGGTGCTGCTGCCGAAATTGCTTGAAATGGACCCGGAAATGCGGGTGGTTATCCTCACCGGTTATTCGAGCATTGCCACGGCGGTCGAAGCGATCAAGCGCGGCGCCTGCAACTATCTGTGCAAACCGGCTGATGCCGATGACGTGCTGGCAGCCCTGCTGTCCGAGCATGCCGACCTTGACAGCCTGGTGCCGGAAAACCCGATGTCCGTGGACCGCTTGCAGTGGGAGCACATTCAGCGCGTGCTGACCGAACACGAAGGCAACATCTCCGCCACGGCCCGCGCCCTGGGCATGCACCGCCGTACGCTTCAGCGCAAACTGCAGAAGCGTCCCGTCCGTCGCTGA
- a CDS encoding ABC transporter ATP-binding protein/permease gives MNQNAEYSAVNDAVRGQFFRKVWAMITPYWRSEEKVKAWTLLIAVIALSLISVGISVWFNTWYKDFYNALQQKDEAAFWRLILYFCAIATVAIIGAVYRLYLTQMLTIRWRAWLTEKHFSRWLADKNYYKLEQGGYTDNPDQRISEDLNNFTSDTLSLGIGLLRNVVSLVSFSIILWGVSGSIEAFGVTIPGYMFWCVLVYAVVGSWLTHLIGRRLIGLNNRQQRFEADLRFSMVRVRENAESIALYNGEPNENRRLSSRFSMVWHNFWDIMKVSKRLTFFTSGYEQAAIIFPFIVAAPRYLSGKIELGELMQISSAFGNVQDSFSWFITAYQSLASWRATCDRLLSFRQAMTDNEQRAPAIDVQTSGSELKVQDLGLDLADGRHLLTSGDMTVEEGERVMLSGRSGSGKSTLLRAMGHLWPTGHGSIRLPSARYLFLPQKPYLPIGTLREALSYPQVADTYPHERYVHVLETCRLPHLVARLDEANHWQRLLSPGEQQRLAFARALLYAPQWLYMDEATSAMDEEDEASLYQALIDELPGLSIVSVGHRSSLKRFHPRHIRIENGHLVDQTVTA, from the coding sequence ATGAATCAGAACGCTGAGTACTCCGCGGTCAATGATGCTGTGCGCGGGCAGTTTTTTCGCAAAGTGTGGGCGATGATCACGCCTTACTGGCGTAGTGAAGAGAAAGTCAAAGCCTGGACGCTGCTGATCGCGGTCATCGCGTTGTCGCTGATTAGCGTGGGGATCTCGGTGTGGTTCAACACCTGGTACAAGGATTTCTACAACGCCTTGCAGCAGAAGGATGAAGCCGCGTTCTGGCGACTGATTCTGTACTTCTGCGCGATTGCCACCGTGGCGATTATCGGCGCGGTGTACCGCCTCTACCTGACCCAGATGCTGACGATCCGCTGGCGGGCCTGGCTCACCGAAAAGCATTTTTCGCGTTGGCTCGCCGACAAGAATTATTACAAGCTGGAACAGGGCGGTTACACCGATAACCCGGACCAGCGGATTTCCGAAGACCTCAACAATTTCACCTCGGACACCCTGAGCCTGGGCATTGGCTTGCTGCGCAACGTCGTCAGCCTGGTGTCGTTCTCGATCATCCTCTGGGGGGTGTCGGGCAGCATCGAAGCGTTCGGCGTGACCATTCCCGGCTACATGTTCTGGTGCGTGCTGGTTTACGCGGTGGTGGGCAGTTGGCTGACGCATTTGATCGGGCGTCGCCTGATCGGCCTGAACAACCGGCAACAGCGCTTCGAAGCCGACCTGCGTTTCTCCATGGTGCGGGTTCGCGAGAATGCCGAAAGCATTGCGTTGTACAACGGCGAACCGAATGAAAACCGCCGCTTGAGCAGTCGTTTCTCGATGGTCTGGCACAACTTCTGGGACATCATGAAGGTGTCCAAGCGTCTGACCTTTTTCACGTCCGGTTACGAGCAAGCGGCGATCATTTTCCCCTTCATCGTCGCAGCACCACGTTACCTTTCCGGAAAAATCGAACTGGGCGAGCTGATGCAAATCAGCTCGGCATTCGGCAATGTCCAGGACAGTTTCAGCTGGTTCATCACCGCGTACCAGAGCCTCGCCTCGTGGCGCGCCACCTGCGATCGTCTGCTCAGCTTCCGTCAGGCCATGACTGACAACGAACAACGTGCACCGGCCATCGACGTGCAAACCTCGGGCTCCGAGTTGAAGGTGCAAGACCTCGGTCTCGACCTGGCAGACGGTCGCCACTTGTTGACCAGTGGCGACATGACCGTGGAGGAGGGCGAGCGCGTCATGCTCAGCGGTCGCTCAGGCAGCGGCAAGTCGACTTTGCTGCGGGCGATGGGGCATCTGTGGCCAACAGGACACGGCAGCATTCGTTTGCCGTCGGCGCGGTATCTGTTTTTGCCGCAGAAACCCTATCTGCCAATTGGCACGTTGCGTGAAGCACTGAGTTATCCACAGGTCGCCGACACCTATCCGCACGAGCGCTACGTGCACGTGCTGGAAACCTGTCGTTTGCCGCATCTGGTGGCGCGTCTGGATGAAGCCAACCACTGGCAGCGCTTGTTGTCACCGGGTGAGCAACAACGTCTGGCCTTTGCTCGCGCTCTGCTTTACGCGCCGCAATGGCTGTACATGGACGAAGCGACATCGGCGATGGATGAAGAGGACGAGGCGTCGCTGTATCAGGCGCTGATCGACGAGCTGCCAGGGTTGAGCATCGTCAGCGTCGGCCATCGCAGCAGTCTCAAGCGCTTCCATCCACGGCACATTCGTATCGAGAATGGGCATTTGGTGGATCAGACCGTGACCGCCTGA
- a CDS encoding FadR/GntR family transcriptional regulator has translation MENPNAAPRLPRKRRSLAQELVTVLSEQIRDGHLKRGDKLPTESAIMDAHGVSRTVVREAISRLQAAGQVETRHGIGTFVLDTPSPSGFRIDPATVVTLRDVLAILELRISLEVESAGLAAQRRSPEQLATMRAALDALNESAAHASDAVASDFAFHLEIALSTGNRYFTDIMTHLGTSIIPRTRLNSARLAHDDQQHYMSRLSREHEEIYDAIARQDSDAARAAMRLHLTNSRERLRHAHEEAQAQRG, from the coding sequence ATGGAAAACCCGAACGCCGCACCACGCCTCCCTCGCAAGCGCCGCAGCCTCGCTCAGGAACTGGTGACGGTGCTGTCCGAGCAGATCCGCGACGGCCACCTCAAGCGTGGCGACAAATTGCCCACCGAATCGGCGATCATGGATGCCCATGGCGTTAGCCGCACCGTGGTGCGTGAGGCGATCTCCCGTTTGCAGGCGGCGGGGCAGGTGGAAACCCGCCACGGCATCGGCACCTTCGTGCTCGACACACCGAGCCCGAGCGGTTTTCGCATCGACCCCGCGACGGTGGTGACCTTGCGTGATGTGTTGGCAATTCTTGAATTGCGCATCAGCCTGGAAGTGGAGTCTGCCGGCCTGGCCGCGCAACGCCGTAGCCCCGAACAACTGGCGACCATGCGTGCGGCCCTCGATGCTTTGAACGAAAGCGCGGCCCACGCCAGTGACGCGGTAGCCTCGGACTTTGCCTTCCACCTCGAAATCGCTTTGTCCACCGGCAACCGCTATTTCACCGACATCATGACCCACCTGGGCACCAGCATCATTCCGCGCACCCGGCTCAATTCCGCGCGGCTGGCCCATGACGACCAGCAGCACTACATGAGTCGCCTGAGTCGTGAGCACGAAGAAATCTACGATGCCATCGCCCGCCAGGATTCCGATGCGGCGCGGGCCGCCATGCGTTTGCACCTGACCAACAGCCGTGAGCGTTTGCGGCATGCGCATGAAGAGGCGCAGGCGCAGCGGGGCTGA
- the kdgD gene encoding 5-dehydro-4-deoxyglucarate dehydratase, with protein MNPQELKSILSSGLLSFPVTDFNAQGDFNRAGYIKRLEWLAPYGASALFAAGGTGEFFSLAASEYSEIIKTAVDTCATSVPILAGVGGSTRQAIEYAQEAERLGAKGLLLLPHYLTEASQDGVAAHVEAVCKSVNIGVVVYNRNVCRLTAPLLERLAERCPNLIGYKDGLGDIELMVSIRRRLGERFSYLGGLPTAEVYAAAYKALGVPVYSSAVFNFIPKTAMDFYHAIAREDHATVGKIIDDFFLPYLDIRNRKAGYAVSIVKAGAKIAGYDAGPVRAPLTDLTGEEYEMLAALIDKQGAQ; from the coding sequence ATGAATCCACAAGAACTGAAGTCCATCCTCTCTTCCGGTCTGCTGTCTTTCCCGGTAACCGATTTCAATGCCCAGGGCGATTTCAACCGCGCTGGTTACATCAAGCGTCTGGAATGGCTGGCCCCATACGGCGCCTCGGCTCTGTTTGCCGCAGGCGGCACCGGTGAGTTTTTCTCTCTGGCGGCCAGCGAGTATTCGGAAATCATCAAGACGGCCGTCGATACCTGCGCGACCAGCGTGCCGATTCTGGCCGGTGTCGGCGGTTCGACCCGTCAGGCCATCGAGTACGCTCAGGAAGCCGAACGCCTGGGCGCCAAAGGCCTGTTGCTGCTGCCGCACTACCTGACCGAAGCCAGCCAGGACGGTGTTGCCGCCCACGTTGAAGCCGTGTGCAAATCGGTCAACATCGGCGTTGTGGTCTACAACCGTAACGTCTGCCGCCTGACCGCACCGCTGCTGGAGCGTCTGGCCGAGCGCTGCCCGAACCTGATCGGCTACAAGGATGGCCTGGGTGATATCGAGTTGATGGTGTCGATCCGTCGCCGCCTCGGTGAACGCTTCAGCTACCTGGGCGGCTTGCCGACCGCCGAAGTCTACGCCGCTGCCTACAAGGCACTGGGCGTGCCGGTTTACTCCTCGGCGGTGTTCAACTTCATCCCGAAAACCGCGATGGATTTCTACCACGCGATCGCTCGTGAAGATCACGCCACCGTTGGCAAGATCATCGATGACTTCTTCCTGCCGTACCTGGACATCCGTAACCGCAAAGCCGGTTATGCCGTGAGCATCGTCAAGGCCGGGGCAAAAATTGCCGGCTACGACGCAGGTCCTGTGCGTGCACCGCTGACCGATCTGACCGGCGAAGAGTACGAAATGCTCGCCGCGCTGATCGACAAGCAGGGTGCGCAGTAA
- a CDS encoding aldehyde dehydrogenase family protein, with product MADAKRFDNYINGEWVAGGDYSTNINPSELSDAIGDYAKADLAQVHAAIDAARAAFPAWSTSGIQARHDSLDKVGTEILARREELGTLLAREEGKTLPEAIGEVTRAGNIFKFFAGECLRLSGDYLPSVRPGVNVEVTREALGVVGLITPWNFPIAIPAWKIAPALAYGNCVVLKPADLVPGCAWALAEIISRAGFPAGVFNLVMGSGRVVGDALVQSPKVDGISFTGSVGVGRQIAINCVSRQAKVQLEMGGKNPQIILDDADLKQAVELSVQSAFYSTGQRCTASSRFIVTAGIHDQFVEAMAERMKSIKVGHALKAGTDIGPVVSQAQLEQDMKYIDIGQSEGARLVSGGGLVTCDTEGYFLAPTLFADSEASMRISREEIFGPVANIVRVADYEAALAMANDTEFGLSAGIATTSLKYANHFKRHSQAGMVMVNLPTAGVDYHVPFGGRKGSSYGSREQGRYAQEFYTVVKTSYIGS from the coding sequence GTGGCAGATGCAAAGCGTTTTGATAACTACATCAACGGTGAATGGGTTGCCGGTGGCGATTATTCGACCAACATCAACCCGTCCGAACTGAGCGATGCCATCGGCGACTACGCCAAGGCTGACCTGGCTCAGGTCCACGCCGCCATCGACGCCGCCCGCGCCGCATTCCCGGCCTGGTCCACTTCCGGCATTCAGGCGCGTCACGACTCGCTGGATAAAGTCGGCACCGAAATCCTTGCTCGTCGCGAAGAACTCGGCACCCTGCTGGCCCGGGAAGAGGGAAAAACCCTGCCTGAAGCCATCGGTGAAGTGACCCGCGCCGGTAACATCTTCAAGTTCTTCGCTGGTGAATGCCTGCGTCTGTCCGGCGACTATCTGCCGTCGGTGCGTCCGGGCGTCAACGTTGAAGTCACTCGCGAAGCCTTGGGCGTGGTCGGCTTGATCACTCCGTGGAACTTCCCGATTGCCATCCCGGCATGGAAAATCGCCCCGGCTTTGGCCTACGGCAACTGCGTCGTGCTCAAACCTGCTGACCTGGTTCCAGGTTGCGCCTGGGCGCTGGCCGAAATCATCTCTCGTGCAGGCTTCCCGGCCGGCGTCTTCAACCTGGTGATGGGCAGCGGTCGGGTGGTTGGCGATGCGCTGGTGCAGAGCCCGAAAGTCGACGGCATCAGCTTCACCGGCTCCGTGGGAGTCGGCCGTCAGATCGCAATCAACTGCGTATCGCGTCAGGCCAAGGTCCAGCTGGAAATGGGCGGCAAGAACCCGCAGATCATTCTCGACGATGCCGACCTCAAGCAAGCGGTCGAGTTGTCGGTACAGAGCGCGTTCTACTCCACCGGCCAGCGTTGCACCGCTTCCAGCCGCTTTATCGTCACCGCAGGCATCCACGACCAGTTCGTCGAAGCCATGGCCGAGCGTATGAAATCGATCAAGGTCGGTCACGCGCTGAAAGCCGGCACCGACATTGGTCCGGTGGTCTCGCAAGCGCAGCTTGAGCAGGACATGAAGTACATCGACATCGGCCAGTCCGAAGGTGCGCGTCTGGTCAGCGGCGGTGGCCTGGTGACCTGCGACACCGAAGGTTACTTCCTCGCGCCAACATTGTTTGCCGACAGTGAAGCCTCGATGCGCATCAGCCGCGAAGAGATCTTCGGCCCAGTGGCCAACATCGTGCGTGTGGCCGATTACGAAGCTGCACTGGCCATGGCCAACGACACCGAGTTCGGTCTGTCGGCGGGTATTGCCACCACTTCGCTGAAGTATGCCAACCACTTCAAGCGCCACTCCCAGGCCGGGATGGTGATGGTCAACCTCCCGACCGCCGGTGTGGATTACCACGTTCCGTTCGGTGGGCGTAAAGGTTCATCCTATGGATCACGTGAGCAAGGTCGCTATGCGCAAGAGTTCTACACGGTCGTGAAAACCTCTTATATCGGTTCGTAA
- a CDS encoding MFS transporter, whose amino-acid sequence MQSTKPTHVRYLILLMLFLVTTINYADRATIAIAGSSLQKDLGIDAVTLGYIFSAFGWAYVAGQIPGGWLLDRFGSKKIYALSIFTWSLFTVLQGYVGEFGMSTAVVALFMLRFLVGLAEAPSFPGNARIVAAWFPTAERGTASAIFNSAQYFATVLFAPLMGWIVYSFGWQHVFIVMGVIGIIFSGIWLKVIYSPRQHPLINEAEFKHIADNGGMVDMDQDKGKGKKGDGPKWDYIRQLLTNRMMLGVYLGQYCINGITYFFLTWFPVYLVQERGMTILKAGFIASLPAICGFIGGVLGGVISDYLLRKGHSLTFARKAPIIAGLLVSSSIVACNYVDVEWMVVGFMALAFFGKGVGALGWAVVSDTSPKQIAGLSGGLFNTFGNIASITTPIVIGYIISSTGSFKWALVFVGCNALVAVFSYLVIVGPIKRVVLKEPPANGSEAPGKLSQAHS is encoded by the coding sequence ATGCAATCGACCAAGCCGACTCACGTCCGCTATTTGATCCTGCTCATGCTTTTCCTCGTGACCACGATCAACTATGCCGACCGGGCTACCATCGCAATTGCCGGCTCCAGCCTGCAAAAAGACCTCGGTATCGACGCCGTCACCCTCGGCTACATCTTCTCCGCATTCGGTTGGGCCTACGTGGCCGGGCAAATTCCCGGTGGCTGGCTGCTGGACCGTTTCGGTTCGAAAAAAATCTATGCACTGAGCATCTTCACCTGGTCGCTGTTCACCGTGCTGCAGGGCTATGTCGGTGAGTTCGGCATGTCCACGGCCGTGGTTGCGCTGTTCATGCTGCGGTTTCTGGTGGGTCTGGCCGAAGCGCCTTCGTTCCCGGGTAACGCGCGCATCGTGGCAGCCTGGTTTCCGACCGCTGAACGCGGCACCGCTTCGGCGATCTTCAACTCGGCGCAGTACTTTGCCACTGTGTTGTTCGCACCGTTGATGGGCTGGATCGTCTATAGCTTCGGCTGGCAGCACGTGTTCATCGTCATGGGCGTGATCGGCATCATCTTCTCCGGGATCTGGCTGAAAGTGATCTACAGCCCGCGTCAGCACCCGCTGATCAACGAGGCCGAGTTCAAGCACATCGCCGACAACGGCGGCATGGTCGACATGGACCAGGACAAGGGCAAAGGCAAAAAGGGCGACGGTCCGAAGTGGGACTACATCCGTCAGTTGCTGACCAACCGCATGATGCTCGGCGTGTATCTGGGCCAGTACTGCATCAACGGCATCACCTACTTCTTCCTGACCTGGTTCCCGGTGTACCTGGTGCAGGAGCGCGGCATGACCATCCTCAAGGCCGGTTTCATCGCGTCTTTGCCGGCGATCTGCGGCTTCATCGGTGGAGTACTCGGCGGGGTGATTTCCGATTACCTGCTGCGTAAAGGCCATTCCCTGACCTTCGCCCGCAAGGCACCGATCATCGCTGGCCTGCTGGTTTCCAGCAGCATCGTGGCGTGCAACTACGTAGACGTTGAATGGATGGTCGTGGGCTTCATGGCACTGGCGTTCTTCGGCAAAGGCGTGGGCGCGCTGGGCTGGGCGGTGGTGTCCGACACCTCGCCCAAGCAGATTGCCGGTTTGAGCGGTGGTCTGTTCAACACCTTCGGCAACATCGCTTCGATCACCACGCCGATTGTCATTGGCTACATCATCAGCTCCACCGGTTCGTTCAAGTGGGCGTTGGTGTTCGTCGGTTGCAACGCTTTAGTCGCGGTGTTCAGCTATCTGGTTATTGTGGGGCCGATCAAGCGTGTGGTGCTCAAAGAGCCACCAGCGAATGGGTCTGAAGCCCCTGGCAAATTGTCTCAAGCGCATTCCTGA
- the garD gene encoding galactarate dehydratase: protein MQLIEHSDSPRYIRLHERDNVVIVVNDQGVPAGTEFSDGLVTVDFVPQSHKVTLEDIPEGGQVIRYGQVIGYALQPIPRGSWVKEDQLRMPTAPPLDSLPLSTDVPAAQAPLEGFTFEGYRNADGTVGTRNILGITTTVQCVTGVLDHAVKRIKDELLPKYPHVDDVVALTHSYGCGVAITATDAYIPIRTVRNLARNPNLGGEALVISLGCEKLQAGQVMHENDSSVDLSEPWLYRLQDSSHGFTEMIEQIMELAEARLKKLDQRRRETVPASELILGMQCGGSDAFSGITANPALGYASDLLLRAGATVMFSEVTEVRDAIYLLTSRAQTKEVAQELVREMDWYDRYLAKGEADRSANTTPGNKKGGLSNIVEKSLGSIVKSGSSAISGVLGPGERFKEKGLIFCATPASDFVCGTLQLAAGMNLHVFTTGRGTPYGLAMAPVVKVSTRTELAQRWPDLIDIDAGRIATGRASIEDLGWELFHYYLDVASGKKQTWAEQHKLHNDITLFNPAPIT from the coding sequence ATGCAGTTGATTGAACATTCCGATTCGCCGCGCTATATCCGCCTGCACGAGCGGGACAACGTGGTCATCGTGGTCAATGATCAGGGCGTACCGGCCGGCACCGAGTTTTCGGACGGTCTGGTCACTGTGGATTTTGTACCGCAGAGCCACAAGGTCACCCTGGAAGATATTCCCGAGGGGGGGCAGGTGATTCGTTACGGCCAGGTCATTGGCTACGCCTTGCAGCCGATTCCACGCGGCAGTTGGGTCAAGGAAGATCAACTACGCATGCCGACCGCGCCACCGCTGGACAGCCTGCCGCTGTCCACCGACGTGCCGGCCGCGCAGGCACCGCTGGAAGGATTTACCTTCGAGGGTTATCGCAATGCCGACGGCACCGTTGGCACGCGCAACATTCTCGGCATCACCACCACGGTTCAATGCGTTACGGGAGTTCTCGACCATGCGGTAAAACGCATCAAGGACGAGTTGCTGCCCAAGTATCCGCACGTCGATGACGTGGTGGCGCTGACCCACAGTTACGGCTGTGGCGTGGCGATCACCGCCACCGACGCGTACATCCCGATTCGTACCGTGCGCAACCTGGCGCGTAACCCGAACCTGGGCGGCGAAGCCTTGGTGATCAGCCTGGGCTGCGAGAAATTGCAGGCCGGGCAGGTGATGCACGAGAACGACAGTTCGGTGGATCTCAGCGAGCCTTGGCTGTACCGCTTGCAGGATTCCAGCCACGGTTTTACCGAGATGATCGAGCAGATCATGGAGCTGGCAGAAGCCCGCTTGAAGAAGCTCGACCAACGTCGTCGCGAAACCGTGCCGGCGTCCGAGCTGATCCTCGGCATGCAATGCGGCGGCAGTGATGCGTTTTCCGGGATCACTGCCAACCCTGCGCTGGGTTACGCTTCGGACCTGTTGCTGCGCGCAGGGGCGACAGTGATGTTTTCCGAAGTGACCGAAGTGCGCGATGCGATTTACCTGCTGACCTCGCGTGCGCAAACCAAAGAAGTCGCGCAGGAACTGGTGCGCGAAATGGACTGGTACGACCGTTACCTGGCCAAGGGTGAAGCGGATCGCAGCGCCAACACCACGCCGGGCAACAAGAAAGGCGGGTTGTCGAACATTGTCGAGAAATCCCTCGGATCGATCGTCAAGTCCGGCAGCAGCGCGATCAGCGGCGTGCTCGGCCCTGGTGAGCGGTTCAAGGAAAAGGGCCTGATCTTCTGCGCGACGCCGGCCAGCGATTTTGTCTGCGGGACGTTGCAACTGGCGGCGGGGATGAACCTGCATGTGTTCACGACCGGTCGTGGTACGCCGTACGGTTTGGCGATGGCGCCGGTGGTGAAGGTCTCGACCCGGACGGAACTGGCCCAGCGCTGGCCGGACCTGATCGACATTGACGCCGGACGGATCGCTACTGGACGCGCTTCCATCGAAGACCTCGGTTGGGAGTTGTTCCACTACTACCTGGACGTGGCCAGCGGCAAGAAACAGACGTGGGCCGAACAGCACAAGCTGCATAACGACATCACCCTGTTCAACCCGGCGCCGATCACGTAA